The Macadamia integrifolia cultivar HAES 741 unplaced genomic scaffold, SCU_Mint_v3 scaffold445, whole genome shotgun sequence genome segment GAAAAGTATGCCTACACTTCCTCACCGGGGAACATGTAAGCCAGACTTCGTTGCTACTAGCGAGCATGCCAGGACTTCCTAGCTCTCAACAAGAATAGACACTTAATGACAACTCTTAGGAACACAAACTGATAAGTCCATGAAGGCATTCAGTTTGGAACCTCAATTGAGGTTCCTTACTTCACTCGGGAGTCAGGGGGGTTGCTTTCAGTAACACTCAGCTACTCAGACTTGTGGGTTTTCTTCTCTGGTATCTTCTAGATCCCCAAAAAGACCAAACTTCTTTAACAAAAACCACCCTCCCTTTCTCCCTTGATGCTCCAGCTCATCTCTTACATGGTGATTGCTTAGCTGAAGGCTTTACAATCTCCCATAGCCCCTGGGTTCTCCAAAGAGGCAACATGGGCTAAATGAAATCCTTACAAACCCTAGCCTCTAATTCCATTTATACATAAACTTGCCCCAAGACATTACATATAAATAATGGGTATATAGTGGGGTACAACTTTCCCTGAGCTCAACTTACTAACCTTTTTCCATTAGGGAAACACCTTTAAGAATATATATTCAGAAAGCTATTGATATAGAAGTTAAATAAATTGTTGGCATCTTGTTGCCTAATCTAACATTCTTTGGGGGAGTGGTTATAGTGAGATGCATCCTACCAACCCCTGATCATGTGCTGAGTGACTATCTTGCGTCTTAACCATAAACAGACCAAGTTTACTCTACATTACCAGAAAATCACAAGGgagaaaaaacaagaaagggAGGAATATCACATGAAGTTATATTATATTTAGGAGAAAAACCACACAAAGttctactttattttctttattctgCGCCTGAGGAGAGGGCGAATAACTTTACCACATCGGCCAAAACAAAATCCAGCTCtttgacaaaattttctctccgtCGTTCCCACTCTGCAGCAGTCTGGCAGAAGTAGAGCCAGCAGATTAAGATTTGATCCACAGTTGACAAATAATAAAgtccaaaaaaatttaatttcaaagaaaaaataaagaaactcaATAACAGAAAGCATGAATAGAAATCAAATTATAGAAGCATGTGCTTTAAACTTGATTCTGCATCAAAGGATGGAAAACGTAAATATACTACCACAAGAAATAGTATTCCTAGGAAAGGTGATTCTACAATGAGTGATGCACAAGATTGGAAGACCCAAATCCTTCATGAAAGAACGAACAAGATAtttgttattaaaaaaatccaGAGAATTTTAGGCTGTCTGACATTGATAAGAGCTGTCAATATGGCAGCTTCAGAAAACCTACATAGTCAAGACTCAAGACCTTGTCTGTACGGTTTATTTAAAGTGCCATCAGCTGTGCTTTTAAGACAACACAATTATGTGAAGAACAATAAAAATGGTGTACAATAAGTAGAACACAAGGCATGACATAAATTTAGTTTGAGCTATATGTAAGTGTCAGTGAGACTCTCTTTGTCacatgaaaataagaaaatttatcACCCTTGAAAAACAGTAACCTCCTCCAATTAATCCATTCAATCATTGTTTCCGCAAGCACTCAGACCTTCTAAAAATTCTACCAATAAAGAAtctgaaacaaaatcaaaatcacaaATAACTATCAAAAGACAGTTCCTCATACTGAACCCTCAAATATAAATTAATTCACTCACCACATACTCCACAAAATCAGTACACTCAGTAAAACATATACAGAAAACCAATGATCCACCGAGGCTGTTCACAACGCAAAAAAACTAACAGAACAGAAACAATGTCAAATGAGAATTGAAGAGAGACCACACCTTAGTGAAGATGCCAACGCCGCACTCCATGAACACTTTAGCAAGGAATAGATCATCTGCCAGAAGCCGCTCCTTAAACCCCCCGAACTGAAGCAACCACCGGAAAAGTGGCGACTTCTCCAACTCAAAATAACGGTGTACAATCGATCCAGGAATCCGCCCATTCTCAATCGCCGAAGCCAGATCCGAAGGTATACTATCCAAAGACCTCCCTACCTCTGCAAGCGCCAGAATCGCCTCCCCCTTGTTCTTATCGCCGGCTTCCTCTCcttcatcaccaccaccaccacctcccccaCCACTATATTTTCCACCATTTCCACTACTGCTACCGCCTCCGCCGGAAAAGAGCACGATCACGGTATTCCTCCTCTGCTTCGCCTGCCATTTCAGCGGGGAGGTGGAGATTGAGGTTTTGGAAGCAGCGATGCGGccaagagaggaaggagaagcaAATGATGAACGGTGGTGACTGAACTTAGCGAAGCCAACAGAGCATGTCGACGGATTGAAAGTAGCACTAATCGCCATTAACTTGTTCTTCTCCGACTCGTTCGTTCTCTCAGACCAAGCctcagagagagagggagagagagaaggagagaacttGCTTTGGGATCTTCACTATATGAGAGGAAATGCAGAGAAAGCGCTGGGTTTTTTTGGTTAGGTGAGAGTTGGGGGCTGAGAGAGGGGACGGAGTGAAGGAAGACGAGTTAGGTTTGAGTTTGACCTTCACGGTTGCAttggtttcttcttcaagaGGTTCGTGAGTTGGTGTTTACGAGGACAGTTgcagagaaagagggagagagtgg includes the following:
- the LOC122068606 gene encoding protein RETICULATA-RELATED 4, chloroplastic-like — protein: MAISATFNPSTCSVGFAKFSHHRSSFASPSSLGRIAASKTSISTSPLKWQAKQRRNTVIVLFSGGGGSSSGNGGKYSGGGGGGGGDEGEEAGDKNKGEAILALAEVGRSLDSIPSDLASAIENGRIPGSIVHRYFELEKSPLFRWLLQFGGFKERLLADDLFLAKVFMECGVGIFTKTAAEWERRRENFVKELDFVLADVVKLFALSSGAE